CGCCGCATGTAGGCGTCGAAGGCCTCGCCCGTCACGTCCTCGATCATCAGCTGCAGGATGAGGTAGCCGCCGCCCGAGTAGCGCCATCCGGATCCCGGCTTCGCGCCTACCCGCACGACGCCGTCGGCGGACGGCATGGCGTCGGTGACATGCGTCAGTTCCTGTTCGAGCGAGGGAACGGCCTCTCCCGGCGCGAAGCCCTGGAAGCCCAGCCCGTCGGTCAGGCCTGACGTGTGTGCCAGCAGCCGGCGGACCGTCACGCCGCTGTTGTCGTAGCGGCCGGGCGGCAGGCTCCAGCGGGTGAGATAGCGCGACACGGGCGCGTCCAGCTCGATCCGCCCGTCTTCCACGAGGGCCATGACGCCCCAGGCCGTGAGCCAGTTGCTCAGCGAGGCGACCTGGAACTGCGTACGCTCGTCCACCGGCCGGCCGTTGGAGGCGAAGAAGCTCTGCGCGGGCCGACCGTCCTCGAGCAGTACGATGGCGATATTGCCTTTGGAGTCCCGCGCGTACTGCGACGACGCCCAGCGCAGGAAGGCCGCGGCGTCGCCCGCGGGGGCGGGCTCCGGGCGCAGCCACCCGTTGCGGGCCCCCAGCCCCACCAGGGCCGTCCACAGGGCGAGCAGGACCACACCGGTCAGAAT
The Phenylobacterium zucineum HLK1 genome window above contains:
- a CDS encoding serine hydrolase domain-containing protein gives rise to the protein MRRPILTGVVLLALWTALVGLGARNGWLRPEPAPAGDAAAFLRWASSQYARDSKGNIAIVLLEDGRPAQSFFASNGRPVDERTQFQVASLSNWLTAWGVMALVEDGRIELDAPVSRYLTRWSLPPGRYDNSGVTVRRLLAHTSGLTDGLGFQGFAPGEAVPSLEQELTHVTDAMPSADGVVRVGAKPGSGWRYSGGGYLILQLMIEDVTGEAFDAYMRRTVFEPLGMDESTFENPDPARFADVFAADGSPATHYRFAATGAASLYTSAADLTAFLQAQSPGPGGAPAGRGVLAPETLREMATPQAKLFGLPVWGLGESLYAPTASGGFVVGHDGQNHPAINTTARIDPATGDGIVVLATGSSTLAREIGGEWTFWQTGKVGLDTLVLSDAPCILAVFGAGSVVIVGSVAAAALARRRRARRPS